The genomic interval CTGAGATTTCTTGGCTCAAAAAGTTGGCTAACAAATAATATTCCTTTACTTGACCGATGGACTAAAGTTCGTGATTTCAAGACACCGGCAAAAAAATCATTTCAAAGGATGTGGCAAGAGAAGATTGCTAAAGATGGAAAATAAACTTTCAAAATCCAAAGAGGTTATTCTTACGCGTGTTCGAGAATCTCAAGTCTTGGCCCGACTACCGGAAATAATGCCGGAATCGACTGATGGTTTAAAATCTCACCACCAACCAGAATCAGATCTCCTGAATAGTTTACAAAAGGAATTTGATTTGCTCGGTGTGGAGACTTATGTAGAAAAGAATCAGAAAGCTGTATGCAAGCGGCTGCGAAACCTTTTGCAAGACAAATCCGTCCTTAGCTGGAACTTAGACAATTTACCTTATGATGCCGGAACTGTTCTGCAAAGCCGGAATGTTTATTTCGAAAGGGATGATAAAATAA from candidate division KSB1 bacterium carries:
- a CDS encoding LUD domain-containing protein, yielding MENKLSKSKEVILTRVRESQVLARLPEIMPESTDGLKSHHQPESDLLNSLQKEFDLLGVETYVEKNQKAVCKRLRNLLQDKSVLSWNLDNLPYDAGTVLQSRNVYFERDDKIIQASADIGLTGCDAAIAETGSLVLLSGEGKPRTASLLPFEHIALIRQSDIYFTMSDFFDKKGKEVSQASCIDIITGPSRTADIELSLTLGVHGPGKVIVVIGP